In Euzebya rosea, one genomic interval encodes:
- a CDS encoding sensor histidine kinase, translating into MTHFTAHDLQERLADGQRPTALLVDGEELDARAFVVHAPATAVLVVGASDPAAGLGDPATDAVPAGVPVAEVVARLQRVVQARQLRRELTRTTEVLTHTSHQLERFVYTASHDLKEPLRAITGFSKLLVTRHADQLEDQARTYLDFVTDGAERLGRMIGSLTTFSVLSRHQVTTTEVSLDAVVADVLERLETDGTEVTVTDLPAVRTDKTLVSEVARVLIDNAVRYRTDDPGHRVTVTATVGPESWTLAVADTGIGVAPSDQDRIFDMFSRLHTREAYDGQGIGLAVARMAAGRLGGRIQVESRPGEGSTFTVTVPIV; encoded by the coding sequence GTGACCCACTTCACCGCGCATGACCTGCAGGAACGCCTGGCTGACGGGCAACGCCCGACCGCGCTGCTCGTCGACGGGGAGGAGCTCGACGCACGGGCGTTCGTGGTCCACGCACCCGCGACGGCGGTGCTGGTCGTTGGCGCCTCCGACCCTGCCGCTGGCCTCGGCGATCCGGCGACCGACGCCGTGCCAGCAGGGGTCCCGGTTGCCGAGGTGGTCGCACGGCTCCAGCGGGTCGTGCAGGCTCGGCAGCTGCGACGGGAGCTGACGCGCACCACCGAGGTGCTGACCCACACGAGCCATCAGCTGGAGCGGTTCGTGTACACGGCATCCCATGACCTCAAGGAGCCGTTGCGGGCGATAACGGGGTTCTCCAAGCTGCTGGTCACCCGCCATGCCGACCAGCTGGAGGACCAGGCCCGCACGTACCTCGACTTCGTCACCGACGGCGCGGAGCGCCTCGGGCGGATGATCGGGTCCCTCACGACGTTCTCGGTGCTCTCCCGCCACCAGGTCACGACGACCGAGGTCTCCCTCGACGCCGTCGTAGCTGACGTGCTCGAGCGGTTGGAGACCGACGGGACCGAGGTCACCGTCACCGACCTGCCCGCTGTCCGCACGGACAAGACCCTGGTCAGCGAGGTCGCTCGGGTCCTGATCGACAACGCAGTGCGGTACCGCACCGACGACCCCGGCCACCGCGTCACGGTCACGGCGACGGTGGGCCCCGAATCGTGGACGCTGGCCGTCGCCGACACCGGCATCGGCGTGGCCCCGTCCGACCAGGACCGCATCTTCGACATGTTCTCGAGGCTGCACACCCGCGAGGCCTACGACGGTCAGGGGATCGGGCTGGCGGTCGCCCGCATGGCCGCTGGTCGGCTCGGTGGTCGCATCCAGGTCGAGTCGCGCCCGGGGGAGGGATCGACCTTCACGGTCACCGTTCCCATCGTGTGA
- a CDS encoding DNA-3-methyladenine glycosylase I: protein MGDEARDDVIVDEGGTARCWWPGTHPDYVAYHDTEWGRTVHDDIRLFEKLCLEGFQSGLSWLTILRKRPRFREVFDGFEPAAVAGYDDEDVARLLDDPGIIRHRGKVEATIANARATLAIQDSHGSLDTFVWAFAPDRRGPRPARRDDIPATTEESTALSKALKRAGFRFVGPTTAYAFMQSMGMVNDHLAACDFG from the coding sequence ATGGGCGACGAGGCGCGGGACGACGTCATCGTCGACGAGGGCGGGACCGCGCGGTGCTGGTGGCCGGGAACCCACCCCGACTACGTCGCCTACCACGACACCGAGTGGGGCCGGACGGTCCACGACGACATCCGCCTGTTCGAGAAGCTGTGCCTGGAGGGCTTCCAGTCCGGCCTGTCGTGGCTGACGATCCTGCGCAAGCGGCCACGGTTCCGCGAGGTGTTCGACGGCTTCGAGCCTGCGGCTGTTGCCGGGTACGACGACGAGGACGTCGCGCGACTGCTCGACGATCCGGGGATCATCCGCCATCGGGGCAAGGTGGAGGCGACGATCGCCAACGCCCGGGCGACCCTTGCGATCCAGGACAGCCACGGCAGCCTCGACACCTTCGTGTGGGCGTTCGCGCCGGACCGCCGCGGACCCCGACCCGCCCGGAGGGACGACATCCCCGCGACGACGGAGGAGTCCACGGCCCTGTCCAAGGCCCTGAAACGGGCCGGCTTCCGGTTCGTCGGCCCGACGACCGCCTACGCCTTCATGCAGTCCATGGGCATGGTCAACGACCACCTGGCCGCCTGCGACTTCGGCTGA
- a CDS encoding LON peptidase substrate-binding domain-containing protein has product MDLPIFPLHLVLFPGRPLPLHLFEPRYLAMLRDCLDGDRRFGVVAIRSGREVGSDWYTDADGNNVPADSVLHQVGTVTEIRTVAERPDGRFDIITKGSERFRLVQPLNDRAYLRADVEVLPEDRAATRDRIAAENLRDVLVPYLLGLGVPREYTDRLPVDPCELSWMACSALQVEVPVQQQLLELPTHAERMDATARIIRRETGIIRHLGMVGSFRPAGPGGAQLN; this is encoded by the coding sequence GTGGACCTCCCGATCTTCCCGCTCCATCTGGTGCTGTTTCCGGGCCGTCCGCTGCCGTTGCACCTCTTCGAACCCCGCTACCTGGCGATGCTGCGCGACTGCCTGGACGGTGACCGGCGCTTCGGCGTGGTCGCGATCCGCTCCGGTCGGGAGGTCGGCAGCGACTGGTACACCGACGCCGACGGCAACAACGTGCCCGCCGACTCGGTGCTGCACCAGGTCGGCACGGTCACGGAGATCCGCACGGTGGCCGAGCGGCCCGACGGGCGGTTCGACATCATCACCAAGGGGTCGGAGCGCTTCCGGCTGGTGCAGCCCCTCAACGACCGTGCCTACCTGCGGGCCGACGTCGAGGTGCTGCCCGAGGACCGCGCGGCGACCCGTGACCGGATCGCCGCGGAGAACCTTCGGGACGTCCTGGTGCCGTACCTGCTGGGGCTGGGCGTGCCGCGCGAGTACACCGACCGGCTGCCGGTCGACCCGTGCGAGCTGTCGTGGATGGCCTGCAGCGCCCTGCAGGTCGAGGTGCCCGTGCAGCAGCAGCTGCTGGAGCTGCCGACCCATGCCGAGCGCATGGACGCCACCGCCCGCATCATCCGGCGCGAGACCGGCATCATCCGCCACCTCGGCATGGTCGGGTCCTTCCGCCCAGCCGGCCCCGGCGGCGCCCAGCTGAACTGA
- the hisD gene encoding histidinol dehydrogenase: MKPEAPSLQRIDLRGDRRHPGADLPRPPADTMRKARETVAEVLADVHARGDRAVAEYTARFDGWDGTEWEVPRAELDAALAGIDPSLRTALETAREQVQWFHEQARPRDWAGVHAGAEMGVRHAPLKRVGVYVPGGRAAYPSTVLMTVVPARVAGVDEVVVATPPGPDGRPNQTILAAAALVGADRVLRIGGAQAVAALAYGTEQVRRVDKVVGPGNAFVAEAKLQVAAQGLVGIDAMAGVTEVMLIADDSADPRLVATSLIAQAEHDPLVTSILVTPSVELADAVVPLVAEEVDGLASRDRLLEALSGQGAIVLVDDLDHAVAVADDFAPEHLEIQTRDARGVADRVRAAGTIFVGVQTPTALGDYCAGPNHTLPTGGTARFTGGLRTDDFMVPINWVEFSDDALTHMAPVVRALGAAEGLPAHVRSVDARLAAMERARDAAATVPSSR, encoded by the coding sequence GTGAAGCCCGAGGCCCCCTCCCTGCAACGCATCGACCTTCGCGGCGACCGCCGCCACCCCGGTGCCGACCTGCCGCGCCCACCTGCCGACACCATGCGGAAGGCCCGGGAGACCGTGGCCGAGGTGCTGGCGGACGTGCATGCCCGCGGGGACCGCGCGGTCGCCGAGTACACCGCACGCTTCGACGGCTGGGACGGCACCGAGTGGGAGGTGCCGCGGGCCGAGCTCGACGCGGCGCTCGCCGGCATCGACCCCTCGCTTCGTACGGCGCTGGAGACCGCTCGCGAACAGGTCCAGTGGTTCCACGAACAGGCCAGGCCCCGCGACTGGGCCGGCGTGCACGCCGGTGCGGAGATGGGGGTGCGTCACGCCCCGCTCAAGCGGGTCGGTGTCTACGTGCCCGGCGGACGGGCGGCGTATCCCTCCACCGTGCTGATGACCGTCGTGCCCGCACGCGTTGCCGGTGTCGACGAGGTCGTCGTCGCCACACCGCCAGGTCCCGACGGCCGCCCGAACCAGACCATCCTGGCTGCCGCCGCGCTGGTCGGTGCCGACCGGGTCCTCCGGATCGGTGGTGCGCAGGCCGTTGCGGCCCTGGCGTACGGCACCGAGCAGGTGCGACGCGTCGACAAGGTCGTCGGACCGGGCAACGCCTTCGTCGCCGAGGCCAAGCTGCAGGTCGCCGCGCAGGGGCTGGTCGGCATCGACGCCATGGCCGGGGTGACGGAGGTCATGCTGATCGCCGACGACTCCGCTGACCCACGGCTGGTCGCCACCAGCCTCATCGCCCAGGCCGAGCACGACCCGCTGGTGACCTCCATCCTCGTGACGCCGTCGGTCGAGCTCGCCGATGCCGTCGTGCCCCTCGTGGCGGAGGAGGTCGACGGGCTCGCCTCCCGTGACCGGCTGCTCGAGGCGCTGTCCGGGCAGGGGGCCATCGTCCTCGTCGACGACCTCGACCACGCCGTCGCCGTCGCCGACGACTTCGCCCCCGAACACCTGGAGATCCAGACCCGCGACGCCCGCGGTGTGGCCGACCGGGTGCGTGCGGCCGGCACCATCTTCGTGGGTGTGCAGACGCCGACGGCCCTCGGTGACTACTGCGCCGGTCCGAACCACACGCTGCCCACCGGCGGGACCGCACGGTTCACCGGGGGGCTGCGCACCGACGACTTCATGGTGCCGATCAACTGGGTCGAGTTCTCCGACGACGCCCTGACCCACATGGCTCCTGTCGTGCGGGCGCTCGGTGCCGCCGAGGGACTGCCGGCCCATGTCCGGTCCGTCGACGCCCGGCTCGCCGCCATGGAGCGGGCCCGCGACGCCGCCGCCACGGTGCCCTCCTCGCGATGA